One Anthonomus grandis grandis chromosome 14, icAntGran1.3, whole genome shotgun sequence DNA window includes the following coding sequences:
- the LOC126744502 gene encoding calumenin has protein sequence MLKFCSVLAFIALISALPKEDGHKDRVFDGDLSDKQHFEHEEHNVQYDHEAFLGEDAKTFDQLSPEESKRRLGVIAEKIDNNKDGFISREELKDWIKFTQKRYIASDVNRQWQQHNPDDNTLLSWASYEKNVYGFLDNPIEQAHDSDEEKSYKAMRKRDRRRWSAADADGDDSLTKEEFSTFLHPEEYEHMKMIVVQETMEDIDKDGDGKISIEEYVGDMYKAEEGEEEPDWVKSEKEQFTIYRDKDGDGLMDEQEVKNWILPDDFDHADAEARHLIYEADQDVDEQLTKEEVLSKYDLFVGSQATDFGEALARHDEL, from the exons atgttaaaattttgtagTGTTCTAGCATTCATAGCATTAATTAGTGCTTTACCTAAAGAAGATGGTCATAAAGATCGAGTTTTTGATGGAGACCTTAGTGATAAACAGCATTTTGAGCATGAAGAGCACAACGTCCAATATGATCATGAAGCTTTCTTAGGGGAGGATGCCAAAACTTTTGACCAATTATCTCCTGAAGAGAGTAAAAGAAGATTGGG aGTCATCGCAGAAAAGatagataataataaagatGGTTTTATATCGAGAGAAGAATTAAAAGATTGGATCAAATTTACACAAAAACGTTACATCGCTAGTGATGTAAACAGGCAGTGGCAACAACACAACCCCGATGATAATACTTTACTTTCTTGGGCGAGTTATGAGAAAAATGTTTACGGGTTTTTGGATAATCCCATTGAACAG GCTCATGATAGTGATGAAGAAAAGAGCTACAAAGCAATGAGAAAACGCGATAGAAGGCGATGGTCGGCAGCTGATGCTGACGGAGATGACAGTTTAACTAAAGAGGAGTTTTCCACTTTTTTGCATCCTGAAGAGTATGAGCATATGAAAATGATTGTGGTGCAGGAAACTATGGAGGACATTGATAAGGATGGGGATGGaaag ATCTCCATTGAAGAATATGTTGGAGACATGTACAAAGCGGAAGAAGGTGAGGAAGAACCAGACTGGGTAAAAAGTGAAAAGGAACAATTTACGATCTATCGTGATAAAGACGGGGACGGACTAATGGACGAGCAGGAGGTGAAAAACTGGATTTTACCGGACGATTTTGATCACGCCGACGCAGAAGCCCGTCATCTTATATACGAGGCGGATCAAGATGTGGACGAGCAATTGACCAAAGAAGAAGTTTTGAGTAAATACGATTTATTTGTTGGATCGCAAGCGACTGATTTTGGGGAAGCCTTGGCTAGACACGATGAACTTTAA